A stretch of DNA from Vanrija pseudolonga chromosome 6, complete sequence:
TAGCTTGCCGAGGGCCTGAGGGCCCCCTCAGGCTCTCTCCCATGCATATGTTTTGTTTACGACATTCCAAACCCAGCCCAGTGTTACACAATGCAGCTAAATCGGCGCCATGGATGGCAGACGCCGTGGTGCGATTGCCATGCGCGTGTGCCACAACCACGTGGCACGCTTGCTCGTCGAGCCAAAAGTCAATGATCGCTGCGTCATTGTCACCGCGGCGCAATAACAATCTCGACCAGGTCGACCTTTCCTCGACCCGACTCGTAGCTCACCCACAAACACCACCATCatgccagcagcaacaggaCCCCTCTACCCCGTCACGGGCTTCGACATTAGCTCGCTCAAGGGCGCGACGCTCATCATCGTGGGTTCTGCAATGCGCGCCGCACCACTGACCTCCAGCCCTCCGTGTCCCTCGGCAACGTCccccagctcgcggccgacctcATCGTGTCGTCGCTCGGGCTCAAGCgcgtcgccttcctcggtACAGGTAACACGACTGCGCCGttcgccggccgcggcgaggacgggctCGTGACTGGCGGTCTTGAGTGTGAGCTGGCGGGTCGTCATCAGGAGGCGCAGGCAGCTGACAGGCTACAGTGTACGGCGCTGCGGGCCAGCCCATCTTCGTGCTCCTCCAGCGCGCCCCAACACTCAAGGTGGGTGCCAAAGTACGGTTGAACTAACCCATCAGACCAAGAAGgacgcgcacgtcgagctcATTTCGGCCCTCGCGCACAACTACGGCGTGGACGTCACACTCGTCCTCACGTCGCTCGACGCAGCCAACCaggacgacgcgcagctcTTGTGGGTTCCCAGAACCTTGCTCGCGTACCCGCTAACAGCTCAGGACACCACACCAAGCCGTCGTcccgccaacgccggcacCGCACCCTGTGCTCGGTCGCCTGGCGCAGCTCCCAGCCCTCCGTCTCACGCTCGAGACGAACACCCGCGCACCCGCAAaggagacgacgacgtatCCGCCCTTCCTTCCCGGTGCGGGGCTGACGCGCCGTATCTTGGCTGCTGTCGCTGACGTGCCCTCCGGCGCCGTCTCTGCGTGGGTTGTCGAAGGCGACAACCgtggcgacgcgcacgcgcttgCTGCTGTCGCTCTTGGCGTGCTTGGGATTGGTATGTGCAATGGCTCTGACGTCGCTGACAGCTTCAGAGACGCAAATCACCGAGCCTTCGACCTGGAAGGGGCTCTTCGGGTCTGCTGACGGGTGGAGCGGTGGTTCtgggctcgacgccgagatctaCGGCTGAGGAGACAGACATCTGATGGGAACGGGACAGCGCCGAGTTTCCTTCGGTGGGAACCATTCCAACACAAAGGACCTGGCACGGGCATCTAGACGACGGTGCCCGAGAGATGTAGCTACGGCAAGCTGTGGCATGGAGCCGTGCCACAAATGTACACTTTATGCGCGTTGCACCGTGTCGCATCTGACggacgaggacacggacgCGGAGTGCGAGCCAAGCCGGTGCCGCGCTGCGTCGTAACAGTCCAGAACAGTCTGCACACACGCGCTTCGTACACCAGGGGTTGTGGGGCCAGTCGATGCACACTGACGCGATGTTGACTGCACCCAAGATGGGCGTCGAGACCCATcagaggagctcgaggctaGGGGACGCGCCGTTTCATGTCGCTGGGGTCTGGGTGTTTTTGGTGTGCCTTGCGTCGTGGCAAAGGTCATTgcgagagtgagtgagccttagtggtggcgccgaggggaaAGTTGTGAGCGCCGGCTCGGACATTAACGCtggtgcgtcgtgcgtcgtcgcaTTGACCCCTCTGACACGGCGTGAGTCTGAGTCGGTCTGCCAGTCCATGTCTCAGCCTCGCGTCCACTGTTGTTGCGGTCATGGTTGTTGGTTTTTTGGGCCAACCTTAGGGACCCAACAAACCCTTTAGGACCGGAAGTAAGGCACGGTATAAGCAAAAAAATAGTCCCGCTAGTGCCAAAtggcccagccagccagtgtTGTGTGCAGCGTGAGATCAGTCAACACAACAAAGGCAGCAAGTGACCACACGGACACTGGGCGGCGTGCGTACTCTCACTGCTGTTCCCCCTTGCTCGTGCCCATACCTTGCCTTCGTCCGTGTCGCTCTCTCGCCGTTGCCCAACTCTATCTACATCGCCCTTCCCTCTACTGCAGGTCCCCACGCGCGGCCTCGGTTCACAACAACGCCCCCGTCGACCGACAACCGCCGCCCAAtcgcccgcccgtcgccgttgACGACGCGTTCAACCTAATCGTACCTTGCGGTCCACACTCTTGGGATCACATCACGGCcatcaaccaccaccaccaccgcagcaaccaccaccacacgacCCGAgcaaccacccacccgccgcctTCCCTCGACGCCTCGTTGACGCCTGCTTTTATccacacgcacacgcacacgctcGTTAATCTATCCACGGACATTTCAACAACTTGGTCGCCAACTCGCACCAAGCAAGAGCAGACGCAGTCAACAGCTCAATCCCCGGCAGGTCCCttggtcgtcgccgccgttacCATCCCCCTCTTGTCCATCACCCCCCTAAtcccaccacctcctccgcatCAACACTTTGACGGCCATGGCCACCCgcttcggcgcggcggtacCCCAggccggcgctgccgcccaCAACTTTCCTGGCTACATGGCCTCGCCGGGTAACAATGCCGTCCCGCTGCCTGGACAAGGGGGTGCAAGCGGCACCCCTCGCCCAGCATACATGCGCCTGccgtcctcgggctcgtcgccaaACTTGCATGCCATGGGCAACCAGCCTGGTACGCCGATGGGTCCTGGCCCCAACCAGGTGCTGCTGCAACAACGGACAGGACCAGCGGGTGCCCCTGGTTCGCTGCGCAAGAAGGACACCAAGGAGACGGCCTGGGTCCACTGGCGCGCGTTGAAAGACTTCCTCGCAGCTTGGGCAGAGAAGGGTAagtcgcggtcgaggaggctaCGCGTCCGAGGTAGAGAGGCTGACCTTGTCCAGAATCACCAACAGCCCGCGCAAGCGCTCGCGAGAAACTGACGCGCCTGACGCGCTTACAGTTCCTCGAGCTCAGCACCGACGTCTACGACGAGCTCATGCGTCGTTTGAGCGTGGAGAATGGCCACCCAGATGGGCAGAGTACGTCGCGACGAGACAACAGCTACGCGTGCTGATCCCCTTCACAGTGGTTCTTCCGTTCCTTCCCGTTCGCGACGACTTTCACCCCAAGCGAAACCAGGCAAGACAAAAGCTTGCGACGCTGCCCAAAAACAGGTTCAAGGATCTGGCCTCAGATGTCTTCTTcgagctgcgtcgtcgcTATCCCGAGTTTGAGGACGACAACCAGTCTGTTACACACGAGAAGGCCCCATACGACGAACCCCCAGCGCCTGGGCCTGTGCCCCTTCAGCAAGGACACCGCACTAACCCGTCTGGCGGTAGCCTGAGGAATGTCTCCAACGACACCCAACGACCGGGGCACCACCGAGCAGGATCGTCAATGGGTAGCAGCGtcagcgggggcggcggcggcccgctTGTCACAAACGGGTCCCGCGATCAACTCGCCAACCTGACTTCTGCGACCAACGACGTTGTGGTTCCCAACAAGAGCCGCCtgcacgaggaggagattcAGGTCCCATATGCCCGCGACAGCCAGGAGGTCGACATGACGGGTGGTCGCAATGTGAACGGCGTCGGTCCCAGCGGGCTACGTGAGCGTTCCGACGAGTCTTTCGAGAGCGGCCAGGTCGACTCTTCAGCGACATCACCGCCCCGCGAGCGTCTCATGTCGCCAACGACCGACGAGTCGCAGTCGCAATACCTCGACCGCATGTCGTTCACGTCCAACATGACATCTGCAACGCGGGCCAAGGGTGCCGGCATCACGTCGCCAAACGGCTGGGACGATCACGAGCAAAAGCTCCGCGCCGACTACGAACTGCGCATTGCCGGGCTCGAGAGGCGGCTACAGATCGCCGAgacggagcgcgacgaggtcaaccgcgagctcggagacgagcgcgagcgccgcaggGATCTGGAAGACGAGGTGCGCGGTCACAAGGAGCGCGCCACCACGCACGCGTCATCCCTCCGCTCGATCCAGAACGAACTCGATGTCGCCCGCGACAGCGCCAATGCCGTCCGCTCCCAGGGAGACCAGACCACACGTCAAGCTCAAGAAGAGATCAGCCAGTGGCGCGAACGTTGCGAAGGTctggaggacgagctgcgccgtctcgaggaggagcacgctCACcgcacgacgaccgacgtcCGGACATCGCcaggcggcggtgctggtggtgcagACAGTGCCCTGGTTGCTGAGCTGCAGGCAGAGATGCGTTCGCTCGTCCAGGAGCTCCAGGAGCAGTCGGACCGGTACGACAAACTCGtcaacgagcgcgagcgtgagcaggAAACCAGGGAGAAGCTCGAGGTCAGATTGGCAGACTACAAAAAGCAGTTCAACGCTATCCGCATCGAAATGCGCAACCTCAAGGCGACCTCCACCATGTTTGTCTCGCAGCCCCTCACAAACGACCACTTGCCAGCATCGCCAGACGGCAACATTGCCGACGCCCATGTCTCTGCCTTCCAAAACGCAATCGACGGAATGCTCACCGCTGCCCGCTCGTCGCACCCATCAGGCGTCCTTCCTGCCATGAAGGCCGTGGTCGAGGCCGTCACCCAAGTtggcgaggacgtcaagaAGTTTGAAGAGCACCCCAACCTGGATGTCGACGTCAGCcgcctcgagtcgctcaagtACGAGAGCACGTCTCGTCTGTCCGGCCTCATGTCGGCTGCTCGCAACCACGCCATGGCGTCTGGCTTGTCACCTGTCTCGCTCATTGACGCCGCTGCGGGTCACCTGAGTGCCAACGTGGTAGAGATTATCAAGCTGCTCAAGATCCGTCGCACCGGCTCCATGCGCGAGATTCTCGCCACTCGCGGCAGCATGAGCATAGGCGATATGGTCAAGCGGAGCAACTCGGTGTACAGCAACCCCACCCCCGAGAACGGAGAGagcgaagacgacgacacccAGCCCTTGGTCAAGCGTCCCGCTGGCTCGGAAGAGGAGTTGCGCGACGCTCACGTCACCTCTGGTCGAGATGATCGTCAAAACTCTGGCCCGtaccgcggcgccggcaactACCCGACGTCGGGTGCGACCAtgtctcctcctcgtgccAACCTGGCTGCAGCTCCGCCACCCAGCTCGTACGACAATTCGCTTCCTTCGTTCCGAATCAACTCGTTCCAATCGGTCACGTCGACTGCGCAGCGCTCCGATTCGTTCGACTTGGAGCGCAAGGGCTCGACGGCTAGCGTGGCAAGTGCCAGCGAGTACAGCAGTGCTCCCACCAGGCGCTTGGTGGAGCCGCGCAACGATCCCTTcacagcgccgcctcccaCACAGCGCAATGGCCCGCCAGTGCCGGTGCCAGCCATCAACACAATCTCGACTTCGCCCAAGACGCACACCAGTGCGTTGCAAggcagcatcagcagcagcaaggcaAGCGACTATGAGGGACATATGCGCGGCCTGTCGCTGGCGTCTGCTGGTAGCAGCTTGGGTGGTTTCCCATCTGCCGGAGCCCACACCACAACATTTGACCAGGCGTACGGACGATACGAACAGAACGGCTCCAGCGCCGACAGCCGGGAATGGGATGATCTCAAGGTAAGTTGAATCTTGCTCCTTCTacgtcgcgtcgcgctcacACAACCAGCCTTACCTCAACACACAATCATCAGCCTTGGTCAACGCGATCCAGAACCTGCTCGCGGCGATCAGAACGGGTGGCCAGGGCCCTGCGCTCAACGAGCACTTATCCGAGGTCATtgccatctcgtcgtcgatcgttggcgtctcgagctcggcgttgcCCAACCATTTGCGTCCTCAAGGTGACCCCTTGCTCGCCGACTTGGTTA
This window harbors:
- the SPA2 gene encoding Protein SPA2 produces the protein MATRFGAAVPQAGAAAHNFPGYMASPGNNAVPLPGQGGASGTPRPAYMRLPSSGSSPNLHAMGNQPGTPMGPGPNQVLLQQRTGPAGAPGSLRKKDTKETAWVHWRALKDFLAAWAEKESPTARASAREKLTRLTRLQFLELSTDVYDELMRRLSVENGHPDGQMVLPFLPVRDDFHPKRNQARQKLATLPKNRFKDLASDVFFELRRRYPEFEDDNQSVTHEKAPYDEPPAPGPVPLQQGHRTNPSGGSLRNVSNDTQRPGHHRAGSSMGSSVSGGGGGPLVTNGSRDQLANLTSATNDVVVPNKSRLHEEEIQVPYARDSQEVDMTGGRNVNGVGPSGLRERSDESFESGQVDSSATSPPRERLMSPTTDESQSQYLDRMSFTSNMTSATRAKGAGITSPNGWDDHEQKLRADYELRIAGLERRLQIAETERDEVNRELGDERERRRDLEDEVRGHKERATTHASSLRSIQNELDVARDSANAVRSQGDQTTRQAQEEISQWRERCEGLEDELRRLEEEHAHRTTTDVRTSPGGGAGGADSALVAELQAEMRSLVQELQEQSDRYDKLVNEREREQETREKLEVRLADYKKQFNAIRIEMRNLKATSTMFVSQPLTNDHLPASPDGNIADAHVSAFQNAIDGMLTAARSSHPSGVLPAMKAVVEAVTQVGEDVKKFEEHPNLDVDVSRLESLKYESTSRLSGLMSAARNHAMASGLSPVSLIDAAAGHLSANVVEIIKLLKIRRTGSMREILATRGSMSIGDMVKRSNSVYSNPTPENGESEDDDTQPLVKRPAGSEEELRDAHVTSGRDDRQNSGPYRGAGNYPTSGATMSPPRANLAAAPPPSSYDNSLPSFRINSFQSVTSTAQRSDSFDLERKGSTASVASASEYSSAPTRRLVEPRNDPFTAPPPTQRNGPPVPVPAINTISTSPKTHTSALQGSISSSKASDYEGHMRGLSLASAGSSLGGFPSAGAHTTTFDQAYGRYEQNGSSADSREWDDLKPYLNTQSSALVNAIQNLLAAIRTGGQGPALNEHLSEVIAISSSIVGVSSSALPNHLRPQGDPLLADLVSNTDRLSEAQQSAARAGGFDKQLRQGIASASFGVAKALKALMKLGGTE
- the psmg2 gene encoding Proteasome assembly chaperone 2, with translation MPAATGPLYPVTGFDISSLKGATLIIPSVSLGNVPQLAADLIVSSLGLKRVAFLGTGNTTAPFAGRGEDGLVTGGLELYGAAGQPIFVLLQRAPTLKTKKDAHVELISALAHNYGVDVTLVLTSLDAANQDDAQLLTPHQAVVPPTPAPHPVLGRLAQLPALRLTLETNTRAPAKETTTYPPFLPGAGLTRRILAAVADVPSGAVSAWVVEGDNRGDAHALAAVALGVLGIETQITEPSTWKGLFGSADGWSGGSGLDAEIYG